Part of the Bacteroidales bacterium genome, AAGCAAAAATAAAAAACTACCGTCACCACACGATATAGAGCACGTAGATTTCAACGATTTTCAGATGTTTCTGATTCGAAAAAAAAGTCGGAAAAATTAGTAGAAAATTACTCTGTAGTCTAGCACAACATCGTTTAGTTAACCGTTGTATGCAAGCCAACTATTACTACCAATAAACTAATCGAAATAAGTATGTCATAATGAACTCCTTAACCCTTTTTACCGATTACTCCACCATAACAATATTATCCTTAATATTTTTGGCATTTGCTGCCGGATTTATTGATTCTATTGTCGGTGGTGGCGGATTAATTCAACTGCCCGCGCTACTTGTCAATTTCCCGAAAAGCCTACTGCCGGTGCTGTTCGGCACTAATAAACTTGCCGCATTCTTTGGTACAACGGTTGCCGCATACGAGTATTCTCGAAAAGTAAGGTATAACTTTAAGTTACTGTTAATTGTATCGTTTTTTTCATTTATTGCCTCCAGATTAGGAGCACAGTTTTTAAGTACAATCAATACAGATACATTAAGACCTATCGTGCTGATTATCTTGATTGTAATTGCAATTTACACTTTCCTGAAAAAGGATTTGGGCTCTGTTCAAACTAAGAC contains:
- a CDS encoding TSUP family transporter, whose translation is MNSLTLFTDYSTITILSLIFLAFAAGFIDSIVGGGGLIQLPALLVNFPKSLLPVLFGTNKLAAFFGTTVAAYEYSRKVRYNFKLLLIVSFFSFIASRLGAQFLSTINTDTLRPIVLIILIVIAIYTFLKKDLGSVQTKTLPFTKQIIFGSIIGILVGFYDGFFGPGTGSFLVLGFVVVLGFEFVTASAYSKVINCITNISALIVFIKQGYYLLDLGILMAICNMAGSFTGSRIALKKGNSFIRLIFLIIVAIMILKYSYDIFIES